From Bacillus sp. Bos-x628, the proteins below share one genomic window:
- a CDS encoding YkuS family protein, which produces MTRIGVEPSLSDVEELLKQKGYDVVRIQNEQQMKQCDCYVVTGLDSNVLGISNTETKASVIKASGMTADEICQEVEQRVQ; this is translated from the coding sequence ATGACAAGAATTGGTGTAGAACCATCATTATCTGATGTAGAAGAATTATTGAAGCAAAAAGGATATGACGTCGTGCGTATTCAAAATGAACAGCAAATGAAGCAGTGTGACTGCTATGTAGTGACAGGTCTAGATTCGAATGTTCTTGGCATTTCAAATACAGAGACAAAGGCATCAGTCATTAAAGCATCAGGCATGACCGCTGATGAAATTTGTCAAGAAGTAGAACAGCGCGTACAGTAA
- a CDS encoding N-acetyldiaminopimelate deacetylase, translated as MLNREQLISIRRDLHQIPELGFQEFKTQAYLLKHLQTYQHDRIEIETWRTGLFVKVKGTSPSRIFAYRADMDGLSIHEETGYSFASVHEGNMHACGHDLHMTIALGIIDHFVHQPIKEDLLFIFQPAEEGPGGAEPMLRSDVLKKWTPEFITALHIAPEYPVGTIATKPGLLFANTSELVIDLEGKGGHAAYPHLANDMVVAASALVGQLQSVISRNVDPLDSAVITVGTITGGTAQNIIAQHATLDGTIRTLSPESMENVRRRIESLAKGIEVGYECKATVRYPSSYYEVVNSKDLTEAFMSYVAEEGLANVIECREAMTGEDFGYMLKEYPGFMFWLGVDSEYGLHHAKLTPDEQAIETAVNVMTAYFKKQAGE; from the coding sequence TTGCTAAATCGTGAGCAATTAATATCCATTCGTAGAGATTTGCATCAAATTCCCGAGCTTGGTTTCCAAGAATTTAAAACACAAGCCTATCTTCTTAAGCACCTTCAAACATACCAACATGATCGAATTGAAATCGAGACATGGCGGACAGGGCTCTTTGTTAAAGTGAAGGGAACGAGTCCATCACGCATATTTGCTTATCGTGCAGATATGGATGGTTTATCAATACATGAGGAAACTGGCTATTCATTTGCTTCTGTGCATGAAGGCAACATGCATGCATGCGGACACGATCTTCATATGACCATTGCCCTTGGCATCATTGATCATTTCGTTCATCAGCCAATTAAAGAGGATCTGCTGTTTATCTTTCAGCCGGCAGAAGAAGGGCCAGGCGGGGCTGAACCAATGCTTAGAAGTGATGTCCTGAAAAAGTGGACGCCAGAGTTTATCACAGCATTACACATAGCACCTGAATACCCAGTCGGTACGATTGCGACAAAGCCAGGACTCCTATTTGCCAATACGAGCGAATTAGTGATAGACCTGGAAGGGAAAGGCGGGCATGCAGCTTACCCGCATTTAGCGAATGATATGGTTGTGGCTGCAAGTGCCCTCGTAGGTCAGCTACAATCTGTCATTTCACGTAATGTCGATCCTCTTGATAGTGCTGTGATCACAGTCGGAACAATTACAGGAGGAACTGCGCAAAATATCATTGCTCAGCATGCGACGCTTGACGGGACTATTCGTACGCTGTCACCTGAGTCAATGGAAAACGTCAGAAGACGAATTGAATCACTTGCAAAAGGAATAGAGGTTGGCTATGAATGCAAAGCGACAGTTCGTTATCCTTCATCATATTATGAAGTAGTAAATTCAAAAGACCTCACAGAAGCATTTATGTCATATGTAGCAGAAGAAGGGTTAGCGAATGTCATTGAATGCAGAGAAGCAATGACAGGTGAAGATTTTGGCTATATGCTGAAGGAGTATCCAGGGTTTATGTTTTGGCTTGGTGTAGATTCAGAATATGGCCTTCATCATGCAAAACTCACACCTGATGAACAAGCTATTGAAACGGCTGTGAATGTGATGACGGCCTATTTTAAAAAGCAAGCAGGAGAATGA
- the dapD gene encoding 2,3,4,5-tetrahydropyridine-2,6-dicarboxylate N-acetyltransferase produces the protein MKQMDANEIISFIQNSTKSTPVKVYIKGDLEDIAFGENAKTFITGNTGVVFGEWSEIQEVLASNKEKIEDVVVENDRRNSAIPLLDLKNIKARIEPGAIIRDQVEIGDNAVIMMGASINIGSVIGEGTMIDMNVVLGGRATVGKNCHIGAGSVLAGVIEPPSAKPVVVEDDVVIGANAVVLEGVTIGKGAVVAAGAIVVNDVEPYTVVAGTPAKKIKDIDEKTKGKTEIKQELRQL, from the coding sequence ATGAAACAAATGGACGCAAATGAAATTATTTCATTTATTCAAAATAGTACAAAATCAACACCCGTAAAAGTCTACATCAAAGGTGACTTAGAAGATATTGCATTTGGTGAAAACGCAAAAACATTCATTACTGGAAACACAGGTGTCGTATTCGGTGAATGGAGTGAAATCCAAGAAGTTTTAGCATCAAACAAAGAAAAAATCGAAGATGTCGTAGTGGAAAATGACCGCCGTAACTCTGCGATCCCTTTGCTAGATTTAAAAAACATTAAAGCACGTATTGAGCCAGGCGCAATCATTCGTGATCAAGTAGAGATCGGTGATAATGCAGTGATCATGATGGGGGCTTCTATTAATATAGGTTCAGTTATTGGTGAAGGTACCATGATTGACATGAACGTTGTTCTTGGTGGACGTGCGACAGTAGGTAAGAACTGTCATATCGGAGCTGGATCTGTCCTTGCTGGTGTTATTGAGCCGCCATCTGCTAAACCGGTAGTGGTGGAAGATGATGTTGTAATCGGTGCTAACGCTGTTGTTTTAGAAGGCGTGACAATTGGTAAAGGTGCGGTTGTAGCAGCTGGTGCTATCGTCGTAAACGACGTCGAGCCTTACACAGTTGTAGCAGGAACACCTGCAAAGAAAATTAAAGACATTGATGAAAAAACAAAAGGTAAGACGGAAATTAAACAAGAACTGCGTCAACTTTAA